A single Osmerus mordax isolate fOsmMor3 chromosome 7, fOsmMor3.pri, whole genome shotgun sequence DNA region contains:
- the LOC136945527 gene encoding cilia- and flagella-associated protein 100-like: protein MSLTDTAASSDTREALPPPTNRKRTAFKRVSSVSDTSPVSERYREVRLPEIRNPFSLPAANSFLLSTQDRELRSQEREREQQKGVQDKLTFAGRIQASRAALRRELSLSQSDELPVAQTARAARESPDWRKASTHYHSDKDNMVSYIGKKKEMFLIRYGLEVKQQVIQQLLDVAEEEERRVVQAERTLDQDVSLFDVFLKENDRNSVQAIKTAEQATRNKLEKMSEIKTITSKMVAIKSHIFRSEETLREYEVYRKFLLRLSPPAWQQRQGGTRASDQDQEGRGADQDHTRPGRRRKEVQVPKMDEGKLAEYEEPGLYFTHPQQLLTLLSDLEQQNLTLVQNCIDTEETLERMRSVRDNTHRKMECETEQLSQQMEALTSSIQRERGRTSELQLRARLFCFGEFRAEDQDVLLERVGRKVEEAYRACMGETEASLSTLQMLTCIEGLLNNTMDNLEMIPPDRITLAEKTREKERRARLREEKVNEQKRQQENRLKRSLLRAEAHIQKQTGRKLMARSQPVSVEARQVEMR, encoded by the exons AGCGTTACAGAGAGGTGAGGCTTCCAGAGATTAGAAACCCGTTCAGCCTCCCGGCCGCCAACAGCTTCCTCCTCAGCACCCAGGACCGGGAGCTCCGGAGCCAG gagcgTGAGCGGGAGCAACAGAAGGGGGTCCAGGACAAGCTGACGTTCGCAGGCAGGATCCAGGCCAGCAGGGCGGCGCTACGCAGAGAGCTAAgtctcagccaatcagacgAGCTGCCCGTCGCCCAGACTGCCCGCGCTGCTAGGGAGTCCCCTGATTGGAGGAAGGCTTCCACCCATT ACCACAGTGACAAGGACAACATGGTCTCCTACATtgggaagaagaaggagatgTTCCTGATACGG tatGGGCTGGAGGTGAAGCAGCAGGTGATTCAGCAGCTGCTGGATgttgctgaggaggaggagaggagggtagtcCAGGCAGAGAGGACTCTGGATCAGGACGTCTCCCTGTTTGACGTTTTCCTCAAGGAGAACGACAGGAACTCAGTACAGGCCATCAAAAC AGCGGAACAGGCGACGAGGAACAAGTTAGAGAAGATGTCTGAGATCAAGACGATCACCAGCAAGATGGTGGCCATAAaaag CCACATCTTCCGGAGCGAGGAGACCCTGAGGGAGTATGAGGTGTACCGGAAGTTCCTGCTGCGCCTGTCCCCCCCGGCGTGGcagcagaggcagggaggcacccGGGcctcagaccaggaccaggaggggaggggcgcaGACCAGGACCACACCAGGCCTGGGAGACGTAG GAAGGAGGTGCAGGTGCCGAAGATGGATGAAGGCAAGCTGGCGGAGTACgag gagccagGCCTGTACTTCACCCATCCCCAGCAGCTGCTGACGCTGCTGTCAGACCTGGAGCAGCAGAACCTCACGCTGGTGCAGAACTGCATCGACACCGAGGAGACCTTGGAGAGGATGCGCTCCGtcagggacaacacacacaggaagat ggagtgtGAGACTGAGCAGCTGAGCCAGCAGATGGAGGCTCTGACCAGcagcatccagagagagagaggcaggacatCAGAGCTGCAGCTCAGAGCCAGACTCTTCTGCTTCGGAGAGTTCAGGGCTGAGgaccag GATGTGCTCCTGGAGAGGGTGggcaggaaggtggaggaggcgtACCGTGCATGCATGGGGGAGACGGAGGccagcctctccaccctgcAGATGCTCACCTGCATCGAGGGGCTTCTGAACAACACCATGGACAACCTGGAGATGATCCCGCCAGACAGGATCACCCTGGCAGAGAAGAcccgagagaaggagaggagggcccg gctgagagaggagaaggtgaaTGAACAGAAACGACAGCAGGAGAACAGACTGAAGAGATCTCTACTGAGAGCTGAGGCTCACATCCagaaacag actGGTAGGAAACTGATGGCAAGGTCTCAGCCTGTCAGTGTGGAGGCacggcaggtggag ATGCGCTGA
- the LOC136945528 gene encoding LHFPL tetraspan subfamily member 4 protein-like, whose amino-acid sequence MGEAVCLVLGCVIFPDGWDAEVVRDLCGELTGRYSLGACSVRWAYILAIMGILDALILSFLAFVLGNRQNQDLYLDHLQNSKDFTVSRIEIRDRRDPRYGLQRLH is encoded by the exons atgggggagg cggTGTGCCTGGTGCTGGGCTGTGTGATCTTCCCAGACGGCTGGGACGCGGAGGTGGTGAGGGACCTGTGTGGGGAGCTGACGGGCCGGTACAGCCTGGGCGCCTGCTCTGTGCGCTGGGCCTACATCCTGGCCATCATGGGCATCCTGGacgccctcatcctctccttcctggcCTTCGTCCTGGGAAACAGGCAGAACCAGGACCTCTACCTGGACCACCTACAGAACAGCAAAG ATTTCACTGTCTCCAGG attGAAATCCGGGACAGACGAGATCCCAGGTATGGACTCCAGCGACTCCACTGA